The following proteins are co-located in the Gordonia polyisoprenivorans genome:
- a CDS encoding alpha/beta fold hydrolase has protein sequence MSCNEPEMGTSARSEEPTPVVLVHGLRVSGASLHRIADAVTDRPVIHPDLPGHGTRSAETFTMAEAVSAVVDAVDQLGAPAVLAGMSLGGYVAMATVAAHPERVAGLVTMGSTAQPSALLAAPFRLFGAATSFLPAQSAEISRFLTRMALGAQVSDDMEAGGLALHSIADVVDEIAGFDALSALAGYPGPMLFANGGWDQFRIHERRFVDLSPRARLRVLPRATHLYPLIQPAVAGAMISEFAASIDAERATQPTSAS, from the coding sequence ATGAGCTGCAACGAACCCGAAATGGGTACCAGCGCACGGTCGGAGGAACCCACTCCGGTGGTGCTCGTTCACGGTCTGCGCGTCAGCGGTGCGTCGCTGCATCGCATCGCTGACGCCGTCACCGACCGGCCGGTGATCCACCCCGACCTGCCCGGTCATGGCACACGCAGCGCCGAGACCTTCACGATGGCCGAGGCGGTGTCCGCCGTCGTCGACGCCGTCGACCAACTCGGCGCACCGGCGGTCCTCGCGGGAATGTCGTTGGGCGGCTATGTCGCGATGGCGACCGTGGCCGCGCATCCCGAGCGCGTGGCCGGTCTCGTCACGATGGGATCGACCGCCCAGCCCAGCGCATTGTTGGCCGCACCGTTCCGGTTGTTCGGCGCGGCCACCTCGTTCCTACCCGCGCAGAGCGCCGAGATCAGCCGGTTCCTCACCCGGATGGCGTTGGGCGCGCAGGTCTCCGACGACATGGAGGCCGGCGGCCTCGCGTTGCACTCGATCGCCGATGTGGTCGACGAGATCGCCGGATTCGACGCCCTGTCCGCACTCGCCGGGTATCCGGGACCGATGCTGTTCGCCAACGGCGGCTGGGATCAGTTCCGAATCCACGAACGCAGGTTCGTCGATCTGTCGCCGCGTGCGCGCCTGCGCGTCCTCCCTCGCGCCACCCACCTGTATCCGCTGATCCAGCCCGCCGTGGCGGGGGCGATGATCAGTGAGTTCGCGGCGTCGATCGACGCCGAGCGGGCAACGCAGCCGACGTCGGCATCCTGA
- a CDS encoding carbon starvation CstA family protein, producing the protein MTEPTPTSERREDYPNVEFIRNDPDLPPVAIIDRSPMTVPKKILFAVIGLLGAVAWVIVAFIRGENVNAVWFVVAAVCTYVIAYRFYARMIEMKVVKPRDDHATPAEEFDNAQDYMPTDRRVLFGHHFAAIAGAGPLVGPVLAAQMGYLPGTIWIIIGAVVAGCVQDYLVLSISTRRRGRSLGQMARDELGRVGGTAAIVAVLVIMIILIAVLALVVVNALADSPWGVFSIAMTIPIALFMGIYLRYLRPGRVSEISLIGVVLLLAAIVAGRYVGESGWGKDWFTLSPVFLSWAIIIYGVAAAVLPVWLLLAPRDYLSTFMKVGTIALLALGILIVQPVMKAPAVSEFAWNGKGPAFSGALFPFLFITIACGALSGFHALIASGTTPKLLAKEGQARIIGYGGMLTESSVAIMALITACILDQHIYFGMNAPKALTDGTAQGAADYVNGLGVSGNPVPAADFTSAAEGVGESSIVSRTGGAPTLAMGMADTLQRAIGGESLRAFWYHFAIMFEALFILTTVDAGTRVARFMLSDGIGNIPGASRFKDPSWRPGAWLCTVIVCAAWGSILLMGVTDPLGGINTLFPLFGIANQLLAAVALTVVTVILFKRGQAKWAWIPGIPLVWDVIVTMSASWQKIFSSNPAIGYWAQHRDFANAKDAGKTSFKTAKNIGELDAVIRNTFIQGTLSIIFAVLVLIVVIVGVYISMKALRLGGLPTTEDPPEPSHIFGPSGLITTAAEREVQREWDDIAIQRKTETVT; encoded by the coding sequence ATGACCGAACCGACACCGACGAGCGAGCGACGCGAGGACTACCCGAACGTCGAATTCATCCGCAACGATCCCGACCTGCCACCGGTCGCGATCATCGACCGCTCACCGATGACCGTGCCGAAGAAGATCCTGTTCGCCGTCATCGGCCTGCTCGGCGCGGTGGCGTGGGTGATCGTGGCATTCATCCGCGGAGAGAACGTCAACGCCGTCTGGTTCGTCGTCGCCGCCGTCTGCACCTATGTGATCGCCTACCGTTTCTACGCGCGGATGATCGAGATGAAGGTGGTCAAGCCCCGCGACGATCACGCCACGCCCGCCGAGGAATTCGACAACGCGCAGGACTACATGCCGACCGACCGGCGAGTGCTGTTCGGTCATCATTTCGCCGCCATCGCCGGAGCTGGTCCACTCGTCGGACCGGTACTCGCCGCGCAGATGGGCTACCTGCCCGGAACCATCTGGATCATCATAGGCGCCGTGGTCGCCGGCTGCGTCCAGGACTATCTGGTGCTGTCGATCTCGACGCGGCGTCGCGGACGCAGCCTCGGACAGATGGCCCGCGACGAACTCGGCCGCGTCGGCGGCACCGCCGCGATCGTCGCCGTGCTGGTCATCATGATCATCCTCATCGCGGTGCTGGCCCTGGTCGTCGTCAACGCCCTCGCCGACAGCCCGTGGGGCGTGTTCTCCATCGCGATGACCATCCCGATCGCCCTGTTCATGGGCATCTACCTGCGCTACCTGCGGCCCGGCCGGGTCAGCGAGATCTCGCTGATCGGTGTGGTGCTGCTGCTCGCCGCCATCGTCGCCGGCCGCTACGTCGGCGAATCCGGTTGGGGCAAGGACTGGTTCACCCTCTCACCGGTCTTCCTGAGTTGGGCGATCATCATCTACGGTGTGGCCGCCGCGGTACTGCCGGTGTGGCTGCTGCTGGCACCCCGCGACTATTTGTCGACGTTCATGAAGGTCGGCACGATCGCCCTGCTGGCCCTCGGCATCCTGATCGTCCAACCGGTGATGAAGGCACCGGCCGTCAGCGAATTCGCCTGGAACGGTAAGGGCCCAGCCTTCTCCGGCGCATTGTTCCCGTTCCTGTTCATCACCATCGCCTGCGGTGCGCTGTCGGGTTTCCATGCCCTCATCGCCTCCGGCACCACACCCAAACTGCTGGCCAAGGAAGGGCAGGCCCGGATCATCGGATACGGCGGCATGCTCACCGAATCGTCGGTGGCGATCATGGCGTTGATCACCGCCTGCATCCTCGATCAGCACATCTACTTCGGCATGAACGCACCCAAGGCGCTGACCGATGGCACCGCGCAGGGCGCCGCCGACTATGTCAACGGACTCGGGGTGAGTGGAAATCCTGTCCCCGCAGCGGACTTCACCTCCGCCGCCGAGGGAGTCGGTGAGTCCTCGATCGTTTCCCGCACCGGTGGTGCGCCCACCCTCGCGATGGGTATGGCCGACACACTGCAGCGCGCCATCGGAGGGGAATCGTTGCGCGCGTTCTGGTATCACTTCGCGATCATGTTCGAGGCGCTGTTCATCCTCACCACCGTCGACGCCGGCACCCGGGTTGCGCGGTTCATGCTGTCCGACGGCATCGGCAACATTCCAGGTGCGAGCCGATTCAAGGATCCGTCCTGGCGGCCCGGAGCGTGGCTGTGCACCGTGATCGTCTGCGCCGCATGGGGTTCGATCCTGCTGATGGGCGTCACCGACCCGCTCGGCGGTATCAACACGCTGTTCCCGCTGTTCGGCATCGCCAACCAGTTGCTCGCCGCGGTCGCGTTGACGGTCGTCACCGTCATCCTGTTCAAACGCGGACAGGCCAAGTGGGCGTGGATACCCGGAATCCCGTTGGTGTGGGACGTGATCGTCACCATGAGCGCGTCCTGGCAGAAGATCTTCTCGTCGAATCCGGCCATCGGCTACTGGGCCCAGCACCGCGACTTCGCCAACGCCAAGGACGCCGGCAAGACGTCGTTCAAGACCGCCAAGAACATCGGCGAGCTCGACGCCGTCATCCGCAACACCTTCATCCAGGGCACGTTGTCGATCATCTTCGCGGTACTCGTGCTCATCGTGGTGATCGTCGGCGTCTACATCTCGATGAAGGCGCTGCGTCTCGGCGGACTCCCGACCACCGAGGACCCACCGGAACCCTCACACATCTTCGGGCCGAGCGGGCTCATCACCACCGCCGCCGAACGCGAGGTCCAGCGGGAATGGGATGACATCGCCATCCAGCGCAAGACCGAGACGGTCACATGA
- a CDS encoding YbdD/YjiX family protein, producing MGERVAWYVGSVMGDRDYERYLQHHAAHGDPTPPMSERDYWRHRWDHVENNPQGRCC from the coding sequence ATGGGTGAACGCGTCGCGTGGTACGTCGGCAGCGTCATGGGTGACCGGGACTACGAGCGCTACCTGCAACACCATGCCGCACATGGTGATCCGACGCCGCCGATGAGCGAGCGCGACTACTGGCGTCACCGCTGGGATCACGTCGAGAACAACCCGCAGGGGCGATGCTGTTAG
- a CDS encoding ABC-F family ATP-binding cassette domain-containing protein: MASPLHPSGSITLSGVSFAWPDGTPVFGDLSLTVPPGISSLVGANGAGKTTLLQLILGALSPTTGSITVSGHCALVPQHPQAHSDDTVADVLGIAAIRNALRRIESGSVQPDDYDTVGDDWDVEERALAQLSALGLVADLDRTVGTLSGGESTMLAIAARLLRRPDVLLLDEPTNNLDTDSRTALFQALDAFAGTVLLVSHDLELLDRVNTTIELYRGRVRLFGGPYSLYREVLDTEQAAAEAAVANATGDLRAQKRDLADAQITLDRRARTAAKAEREKRVPKIVAHGRRNAAQVSAGKYRTSHREDVAAAAGRLESARADVRDDRTARISMPEPDLATHAQVIADDRLRIDGPERVALVGANGSGKTTLITDLIVGDHILVPYALVPQRITFADPSRTIAEYLSVTHPDAGVQQVRAHLARFLFRGNAGDRALAELSGGERLRVALASALLTDPTPKLLILDEPTNNLDIDTTEELVSALRDWTGALLLVSHDPGFRDRVGIDRTVRIG, from the coding sequence ATGGCCTCACCCCTGCACCCCTCCGGATCGATCACTCTCTCGGGCGTCTCCTTCGCCTGGCCTGATGGCACCCCCGTCTTCGGCGACCTGTCGCTGACCGTCCCACCAGGGATCAGCTCGCTCGTCGGAGCGAACGGCGCCGGCAAGACCACGTTGCTGCAACTCATTCTCGGCGCACTGTCGCCGACCACGGGCAGCATCACGGTCTCGGGCCACTGCGCGCTGGTCCCCCAGCATCCGCAGGCCCACTCCGACGACACCGTTGCCGACGTCTTGGGAATCGCCGCGATTCGCAACGCCTTACGACGGATCGAGAGCGGATCGGTCCAACCCGACGACTACGACACCGTCGGCGACGACTGGGACGTCGAGGAGCGCGCGCTCGCGCAACTGTCGGCGTTGGGCCTCGTCGCCGACCTGGACCGCACCGTCGGCACCCTCTCCGGTGGCGAGTCGACGATGCTCGCGATCGCGGCCCGCCTCCTCCGCCGGCCCGACGTCCTGCTGCTCGACGAACCGACCAACAATCTCGACACCGATTCGCGGACAGCTCTATTCCAGGCTCTCGACGCATTCGCCGGAACCGTGCTGCTGGTCAGCCACGACCTCGAGTTGCTCGATCGCGTCAACACCACGATCGAGCTGTACCGGGGCCGGGTTCGGCTCTTCGGCGGCCCGTACTCGCTCTACCGCGAGGTCCTCGACACCGAGCAGGCCGCCGCGGAGGCTGCCGTCGCGAACGCCACGGGTGACCTGCGCGCGCAGAAACGCGACCTCGCCGACGCCCAGATCACCCTGGACCGCCGGGCCCGGACGGCCGCGAAAGCCGAACGCGAGAAACGGGTCCCGAAGATCGTCGCGCACGGCCGCCGCAACGCGGCGCAGGTATCGGCGGGCAAGTACCGCACCTCGCACCGCGAGGACGTCGCCGCGGCGGCGGGTCGGCTGGAATCGGCGCGCGCCGACGTCCGTGACGACCGGACCGCGCGGATCTCGATGCCCGAACCCGACCTCGCCACCCACGCCCAGGTGATCGCCGACGACCGATTACGCATCGACGGTCCGGAGCGGGTAGCGCTCGTCGGTGCCAACGGGTCCGGGAAGACTACCCTCATCACCGACCTCATCGTCGGCGACCACATACTCGTGCCGTATGCCCTGGTGCCGCAACGCATCACCTTCGCCGATCCGTCGCGGACGATCGCCGAGTATCTGTCGGTGACACATCCGGATGCCGGCGTCCAACAGGTTCGGGCGCATCTGGCACGATTCCTGTTCCGCGGCAACGCCGGTGACCGTGCCCTCGCCGAGTTGTCGGGCGGTGAGCGCCTGCGGGTGGCATTGGCGTCGGCGTTGCTCACCGACCCGACACCCAAGCTCCTGATCCTCGACGAGCCGACCAACAACCTCGACATCGACACCACCGAGGAACTGGTGTCGGCGTTACGTGACTGGACCGGTGCGCTACTGCTGGTCAGCCACGACCCCGGGTTCCGCGACCGCGTCGGCATCGACCGCACGGTGCGGATTGGGTGA
- a CDS encoding DMT family transporter has protein sequence MRIPPLPAAALILLWAFGYPLGALGVSAMSPMALLTIRFAGSAAALGIIAVVTRRAFPRGRQLGHVAVVGLLTQFLQFGCAYLALQLGVPAVIVALVIALNPVATAILAWPVLGQRLGSRQWTGIAVGTAAVLAACLPRVMADASTMGIAVGLTLLALTGVALGGIYQQRFCGGVDLVAGNAVQRTVALIPTAAITLATPESITDPLRAAWVLPTMIIASSMIATTLFLRLVNTAGAAATSMLFTLIPSASALLAWGLLGQRPDLGIIIGLVLGAASLVIVRRPGASPRTIEPATTARPGTSGEQKRLTHLSGGALS, from the coding sequence ATGAGAATCCCTCCCCTACCCGCCGCGGCACTCATCCTGTTGTGGGCCTTCGGCTATCCACTCGGCGCGCTCGGTGTGTCCGCGATGTCGCCGATGGCGCTGCTGACCATCCGATTCGCGGGGTCCGCGGCGGCGCTCGGGATCATCGCCGTCGTGACCCGGCGTGCCTTCCCCCGCGGACGGCAGCTCGGCCACGTCGCCGTCGTCGGATTGCTGACCCAATTCCTCCAATTCGGCTGCGCCTACCTGGCATTGCAGCTCGGGGTGCCCGCGGTCATCGTCGCACTGGTCATTGCCCTGAACCCGGTGGCCACGGCGATACTCGCGTGGCCTGTGCTCGGTCAACGCCTCGGGTCGCGGCAATGGACCGGCATCGCGGTCGGCACGGCCGCGGTCCTGGCCGCGTGCCTGCCCCGGGTGATGGCCGACGCCTCGACGATGGGCATCGCCGTCGGCCTGACCCTCCTCGCCCTGACGGGAGTCGCGCTCGGCGGTATCTATCAGCAACGCTTCTGCGGTGGAGTCGATCTCGTCGCCGGCAATGCCGTCCAACGGACCGTGGCCCTGATACCCACGGCCGCAATCACTCTCGCGACTCCCGAGTCGATCACCGACCCACTCCGCGCGGCCTGGGTGTTGCCGACGATGATCATCGCCTCGTCGATGATCGCCACCACCCTGTTCCTCCGGCTCGTCAACACCGCCGGTGCCGCGGCCACGTCGATGTTGTTCACGCTCATCCCCTCGGCGTCGGCACTTCTGGCGTGGGGTCTACTCGGCCAACGCCCCGATCTCGGGATCATCATCGGACTCGTCCTGGGCGCCGCGTCGTTGGTGATCGTGCGACGCCCGGGCGCCTCACCCCGGACCATCGAGCCCGCGACCACCGCACGACCCGGAACATCCGGCGAACAAAAGCGGTTGACACACCTGTCCGGGGGCGCGCTATCGTGA
- a CDS encoding LysR family transcriptional regulator: MANTVLDITPLRSLVAVATCGGFHRAATALHLTQSAVSQHVRRLETVTGLKLVEREGRITRFTADGEAMLAEARSILAAHDDALRRLNIRSATPTLTVATTEHGADWSLPFLSQILREQCPGHAVTFRLDRSRRVIAAIDNGDVDVAVYHEPVGPTTELLGPRVAMRWFGAPDLVVEPDKPLPLVVFDEPCSTRGVALDILRQARIDFAIIVESADLAGVTAAVRAGLGVVLLPVVSRPPEGMREVTSLPPSPSCALQIRFAPTVPEAVQAATRAALAETTSQVEAGDRRRADTLA; the protein is encoded by the coding sequence ATGGCCAACACGGTTCTCGACATCACCCCGCTGCGCAGCCTCGTCGCAGTGGCCACCTGCGGTGGTTTTCACCGCGCGGCGACGGCGCTGCATCTCACCCAGTCCGCGGTCAGTCAGCATGTCCGCCGACTCGAAACCGTGACCGGACTCAAGCTCGTCGAGCGTGAGGGGCGGATCACCCGGTTCACCGCGGACGGGGAAGCGATGCTCGCCGAAGCGCGCAGCATCCTTGCCGCACACGACGATGCGTTGCGGCGCTTGAACATTCGCTCCGCCACTCCGACGTTGACGGTGGCGACGACGGAGCACGGCGCGGACTGGTCACTACCGTTTCTCTCGCAGATTCTGCGGGAACAGTGCCCCGGGCATGCGGTCACCTTTCGTCTCGACCGCAGTCGTCGGGTCATCGCGGCCATCGATAACGGCGACGTCGACGTCGCGGTGTATCACGAACCGGTCGGCCCTACGACCGAACTGCTGGGCCCCCGCGTCGCGATGCGCTGGTTCGGGGCTCCGGACCTCGTCGTCGAGCCCGACAAGCCGCTGCCGCTGGTGGTGTTCGACGAACCGTGTTCGACCCGAGGTGTGGCCCTCGACATCCTTCGGCAGGCGCGGATCGATTTCGCGATCATCGTCGAGTCGGCCGACCTCGCCGGCGTCACCGCCGCGGTCCGCGCGGGACTCGGTGTGGTGCTGTTACCGGTGGTCAGCCGACCACCGGAGGGGATGCGCGAGGTCACATCGCTGCCGCCCTCACCGTCGTGCGCCCTGCAGATACGGTTCGCGCCGACCGTCCCCGAGGCGGTGCAGGCCGCGACGCGTGCGGCCCTGGCCGAGACGACGTCGCAGGTCGAGGCGGGTGACCGACGGAGAGCGGACACGCTAGCGTGA
- a CDS encoding enoyl-CoA hydratase/isomerase family protein gives MSYIRTNVANGVGEIVLDRPKALNALDQSMVDDMYDVLLRWADDDGIDTVMLTSGTDRAFCAGGDIRAIRDSALAGDTESITRYFSHEYRLNQLIAEYPKAHIALIDGAAMGGGLGISVHGEIRVVTEKAMIAMPETAIGFFPDIGSTYFLPRLPQGVGMWLALTGARVRGSQALSVGLATHFVPSAELGGVADRIRSGAPLGEVLVPSPDKHTDHPPLPVEQIGEYFSDTNVAGIVGGLRGAVGDEWAAQMLDLLGHASPTSLWVTACLLELGETAMLDECLERELHSAEKITATHDFAEGVRAVLVDKDRNPAFVPAEIDDVDPAEVSRIVGV, from the coding sequence ATGTCGTACATCCGCACCAATGTTGCCAACGGGGTCGGCGAGATCGTCCTCGACCGGCCCAAGGCCCTCAACGCGCTCGACCAGTCGATGGTCGACGACATGTATGACGTGCTGTTGCGCTGGGCCGACGATGACGGCATCGACACCGTGATGCTGACCTCGGGTACCGACCGCGCCTTCTGCGCGGGAGGCGACATCCGTGCGATCCGTGACAGCGCGCTCGCCGGCGATACCGAGTCGATCACTCGTTACTTCTCCCACGAATACCGGCTCAATCAGTTGATCGCCGAGTATCCCAAGGCGCATATCGCGCTGATCGACGGTGCTGCCATGGGTGGCGGTCTGGGAATCAGCGTCCATGGGGAGATCCGGGTGGTCACCGAGAAGGCGATGATCGCGATGCCCGAGACCGCGATCGGCTTCTTTCCCGACATCGGATCCACCTACTTCTTGCCCCGGCTACCGCAGGGTGTCGGAATGTGGTTGGCGCTCACCGGCGCCCGGGTCCGCGGATCGCAGGCGTTGTCGGTGGGTCTGGCGACGCACTTCGTACCGTCCGCCGAACTCGGTGGCGTTGCCGACCGAATCCGTTCCGGCGCACCACTCGGCGAGGTCTTGGTGCCCTCACCGGACAAGCACACCGACCACCCGCCGCTGCCCGTGGAGCAGATCGGTGAGTACTTCTCCGATACGAATGTCGCGGGGATCGTCGGGGGTCTGCGCGGTGCGGTCGGCGACGAGTGGGCCGCGCAGATGCTCGACCTCCTCGGCCACGCATCGCCGACCAGTCTCTGGGTCACCGCGTGCCTACTCGAACTCGGCGAGACCGCGATGCTCGACGAATGTCTGGAGCGCGAACTGCACTCCGCCGAAAAGATCACCGCAACCCACGATTTCGCCGAAGGCGTGCGAGCGGTGCTGGTCGACAAGGACCGCAATCCCGCCTTCGTCCCCGCCGAGATCGACGACGTCGATCCCGCAGAGGTCTCTCGCATCGTCGGTGTGTGA
- a CDS encoding HNH endonuclease: protein MIESTTVLDAETVDAEAVFATIVTQLNDLQWNPEMTGPQAFGAMKQVLLLRNLVDHHATTLTGEMDRLGVADHKTTRLRELLISMGFAPSVAGRYVRISATTDIDILLAHAADGSISSEHTDAIVRGLAHIDTRSPEPLDTVQRCEYLRKFLSHYFAGFTHAEINLHARQLGNELAAETPGGLPAAEDKNINSYTDRITDDGRLEISANLDIIAGEKTRTLMETLSAPKPQPDGSPDPRTPEQICAAAFETIVELAAQGLADTTFSAKPTNGLLWTWSADNPALGGDLQNMGAITEATAKLLSCDTTITKIILNTDGVPLDVGHKERFFTPGQRKALLVRDRGCIKCGTHAGRCQAHHVHHWADGGPTDLDNGCLLCTSCHDDVHHHGWDIIMGFDRHPWLIPPASVDPQRRPIPSYHRRTMRLDDAAA from the coding sequence ATGATCGAATCCACCACAGTCCTTGACGCGGAAACCGTTGACGCCGAAGCAGTCTTCGCCACCATCGTCACCCAACTCAACGACCTGCAATGGAATCCGGAGATGACCGGTCCCCAAGCTTTCGGCGCGATGAAACAAGTCCTGCTACTGCGGAACCTGGTTGATCACCACGCCACCACCCTCACCGGCGAGATGGACCGACTGGGGGTCGCCGACCACAAAACCACCCGACTCCGAGAACTGTTGATCAGCATGGGCTTCGCACCCTCGGTCGCAGGTCGGTATGTGCGCATCTCGGCCACCACCGATATCGACATTTTGTTGGCGCACGCTGCCGACGGGTCCATCTCCTCCGAACACACCGACGCCATCGTCCGCGGACTGGCGCACATCGACACCCGCTCCCCCGAACCCCTCGACACCGTCCAACGGTGCGAATACCTGCGGAAATTTTTGTCGCACTACTTCGCCGGCTTCACCCACGCCGAAATCAATCTCCACGCCCGGCAACTCGGAAACGAGTTGGCGGCCGAAACCCCCGGCGGGTTACCAGCCGCCGAAGACAAGAACATCAACTCCTACACCGACCGCATCACCGACGACGGCCGGTTGGAGATCTCAGCGAACCTCGACATCATCGCGGGGGAAAAGACCCGCACTTTGATGGAAACCTTGTCAGCTCCCAAGCCGCAGCCCGACGGCTCCCCCGATCCCCGCACGCCCGAACAAATCTGTGCTGCCGCGTTCGAGACGATCGTCGAACTCGCGGCACAAGGATTGGCCGACACCACCTTCTCAGCGAAACCGACCAACGGACTGTTGTGGACCTGGTCGGCCGACAACCCGGCACTCGGTGGGGACCTGCAGAACATGGGCGCGATCACCGAAGCCACCGCCAAGTTGTTGTCGTGTGACACCACAATTACCAAGATCATCCTCAACACTGACGGTGTACCCCTCGACGTCGGACACAAAGAACGCTTCTTCACCCCCGGCCAACGCAAAGCCTTGCTGGTGCGTGACCGCGGCTGCATCAAATGCGGAACACACGCCGGACGCTGCCAAGCACACCACGTGCACCACTGGGCCGACGGTGGTCCCACCGACCTCGACAACGGCTGCCTACTGTGCACCAGCTGCCACGACGATGTGCACCACCACGGATGGGACATCATCATGGGATTCGACCGACACCCCTGGCTCATCCCACCCGCCAGCGTGGATCCGCAACGCCGACCGATACCGTCGTATCACCGACGCACCATGCGACTCGACGACGCAGCAGCCTGA
- a CDS encoding peptide chain release factor 3 codes for MSSSVADEVRRRRTFAIISHPDAGKSTMTEALALHARMISEAGAIHGKAGRKSTVSDWMEMEKARGISVSSTALQFNYLPATAGPDDEPAVINLVDTPGHADFSEDTYRVLTAVDAAVMLIDAAKGLEPQTLKLFQVCRHRGIPVITVINKWDRPGRTPLELIDEISERIGLLPTPLFFPVGIAGDFRGLLDRRTGRYIHFTRTAGGATIAPEELMDADAASAREEQAWTEAVEESELLTEMGQDHDQELFLGGQTSPMIFASAMLNFGVRQLLETLVELAPTPVARAGIDGEVREPTDPFSAVVFKVQAGMDSSHRDRLAFMRIVSGEFERGMVVTHAQTGKPFATKYAQSVFGRDRSTVDTAFPGDVVGLVNATALAPGDTLYDDPRIQFPPIPSFAPEHFSSLRATTADKYKQFRKGMDQLDSEGVVQVLRNELRGDASPVLAAVGPMQFEVVTARMKAEYNVDTIIEPLGYTLARRTDADSADELNRQRGVEVFTRSSDGVILALFSDKWRLQYIEKEHPDLLLEPLVAAAD; via the coding sequence GTGAGTTCTTCCGTTGCCGACGAGGTCCGCCGGCGTCGTACCTTCGCCATCATCTCCCACCCCGACGCCGGCAAGTCGACCATGACCGAGGCGCTGGCGCTGCACGCCCGCATGATCAGCGAGGCCGGCGCCATCCACGGCAAGGCCGGCCGCAAGTCCACGGTCTCTGACTGGATGGAGATGGAGAAGGCGCGCGGCATCTCGGTCAGCTCGACCGCGTTGCAGTTCAACTATCTGCCCGCCACCGCCGGACCCGACGACGAACCCGCCGTCATCAACCTCGTCGACACCCCCGGTCACGCCGACTTCTCCGAGGACACTTATCGGGTGCTGACCGCGGTCGACGCGGCGGTCATGCTGATCGACGCCGCCAAGGGGCTGGAGCCGCAAACCCTCAAGCTGTTCCAGGTGTGTCGTCATCGCGGCATCCCGGTGATCACCGTCATCAACAAATGGGACCGCCCGGGGCGCACGCCGCTGGAGTTGATCGACGAGATCAGCGAGCGCATCGGTCTACTGCCGACGCCCCTGTTCTTTCCCGTCGGTATCGCCGGCGACTTCCGCGGATTGCTCGATCGCCGGACCGGCCGCTACATCCACTTCACCCGCACCGCCGGTGGCGCCACCATCGCTCCCGAGGAGCTGATGGATGCCGACGCCGCGAGCGCGCGCGAGGAGCAGGCGTGGACCGAGGCCGTCGAGGAGAGCGAGTTGCTCACCGAGATGGGCCAGGATCACGATCAGGAACTCTTTCTCGGTGGGCAGACCTCGCCGATGATCTTCGCCTCGGCGATGCTGAATTTCGGTGTGCGCCAACTACTCGAGACCCTCGTCGAACTCGCACCGACGCCGGTCGCGCGCGCCGGGATCGACGGCGAGGTCCGCGAGCCCACCGATCCGTTCAGCGCCGTGGTGTTCAAGGTGCAGGCCGGCATGGATTCGAGCCACCGGGATCGATTGGCGTTCATGCGAATCGTGTCCGGCGAGTTCGAACGCGGCATGGTCGTGACGCACGCACAAACCGGAAAACCGTTCGCCACCAAGTATGCCCAGTCGGTCTTCGGCCGTGATCGCTCGACCGTCGACACCGCCTTTCCCGGCGACGTCGTGGGACTGGTCAACGCGACCGCCCTGGCGCCCGGCGACACTCTCTACGACGACCCACGCATCCAGTTCCCGCCCATCCCTTCGTTTGCGCCCGAGCACTTCTCGTCGTTGCGTGCCACCACCGCCGACAAGTACAAGCAGTTCCGCAAGGGCATGGACCAGCTCGACAGTGAAGGCGTCGTGCAGGTGTTGCGCAACGAGTTGCGCGGCGACGCCTCACCGGTTCTCGCTGCGGTCGGTCCGATGCAGTTCGAGGTCGTCACCGCCCGCATGAAGGCCGAGTACAACGTCGACACCATCATCGAACCGCTCGGCTACACCCTGGCGCGACGCACCGACGCCGACAGCGCCGACGAGCTCAACCGTCAGCGCGGCGTCGAGGTGTTCACCCGGAGCAGCGACGGGGTGATCCTCGCACTGTTCAGTGACAAGTGGCGCCTGCAGTACATCGAGAAGGAACACCCCGATCTCCTCCTGGAACCGCTTGTCGCAGCCGCTGATTGA